A stretch of DNA from Deltaproteobacteria bacterium GWA2_45_12:
ACCAAAAAGCGCCCCTACATAAACATTATGGAAGCAGATATCAAATACCTCATCAATCAAGGGAAGAATTATTTCAAGAACCAGGCCTATAAAAATGCCGAAACGATTTTTTTGAAAATTATCGGCAATAAATGCGAGTTTGCCGATGTCTACAATATGTTGGGGGTTATTTACCATCAAACGGGGCAATACAGCAAAGCCATCACCCATTTCCAAAAAGCCCTCAAAATCAATCCACGCTATACCGAGGCCATGCTTAATTTAAGCGTGCTCTATAATGACTTGGGAGAATACAAATTATCCAAGCAGCTTCTTAAGGAATCCAAGCAGCAATCCAAAAAAGGGGAGGACACCCTTGATCCTTTCATTAAGGGCAAAGTCGCCAACAAACATGCTGAAACAGGCGATTTGTATCGTGGGATCGGCCTGTATCACTTAGCCATTGATGAATATAAAAAAGGACTTGAGTTTGCCCCCCATTATTATGACATTCGCAACAAACTGGGTGTGTGTTTTAGGGAAGAAGGCAAAAAGGCCGAGGCTATTCGTGAGTTCCAAAAAATCATCAAGGAAAAGCCGAGCTTTTCTGATGCTTATATTCAATTGGGGCTTACCCTTCATGCCCAAAACAACAAGCATGAGGCCCGTAAAGTCTGGATGAAATTGTCGAGTATAAATCCAAAACATGAACTGGTACGTATGTACCTGCGGTTGTCCGATGCAGAGACAAAAGCGGGAAAAAAGAAAAAATAATTTTTTTTGAACTTAAATATAAATTGTGACTTTCAATCGTTGGTGATTTTATCACTAGTGATCTGTCACTTTTCGTGTTTAAGAAACTCCAAGGAGAAAATATGAAACAGATATTGGCAGTAGTTTATTTGATGGTTTGTATGATGGGATGGGCAAATTTGGCTTCCGCCAGAGATACTTGTGGGGGGAATATCGAATACGGTCGTGATTGTGACAACAACGACCGGCATTATCACATAAGCTGCTGCCCTCAAGGGTATCGTGTTCATGGAATAGCTTATAGCGATTTACCCAACCAAGACCATGTGGATGCCATTACTGCTTTATGCCGTAATGTAAAAGCAGGAAACACCATGGTGCCCCCTTCCGAACGTTCTCATCAACACTTGTCCCGTATGGAATGTGATAAAACGGAAGTTGTTTCGGGTTTGATCAGCCAAGATGTTAAAACAAATAGCGGGAATCGTCGTGATTCTTTGGATGGTGCGACGGTTGAATGCTTAAATCCAAAAACAGGGGCCAAACGCGTTGTTTACAGCTCGGATATTAATTCAGCTCGTCCCGGTAAAACCTATAGTCTTAATACGGAAGTGGTCGGTTGGGCTTACAAAGAATTGGACAAAGGAACCAGTGACCGTGTGGATTGCGTGGTGCCCATTACGCGTCCCCGTAGATAAGCTTGGTTAGAAAAATCATGTTTTTTTCAAAAAGGCTCTCCGTTAAGGGGAGCCTTTTTATTTTGGGGGCGCGTAAAGTTTGTCGGGGGATATCCAAACCAGGAAATCTTCATCCCGCCGCATGGTAGGGACATCCGGCACCGCAGAGTTTTGAACGTGGTTTCCCTCTGGATGCCACCAAGACAGGGGACGTGAGAACCAGTCGGTCCTTAAAGGAAAAGAAAGATGGGTGTAATAGTTAAGGAGTTTGACTGAAAATCGGGCTTGTTTAAAATAAACAGGGTTTGTCTGGCTGATTTTCTCGTCCCATCGAGTCCAGTTTTTTGTTTCAAAAATCTCCCGGATGAGGGTTGGATCTGTTAAGGGGAGATCGGGCTTGTATATGTTGTGGAGGCTTTCCCGGGAATGGATAACGACATCTTGGGGCCAATTTTTGGTCCAAAGGGTATGCAGTTCGAGGGCATTTTGGGGGATATTATCCTGCGTGTAATAAACATCGTAGTCAGGATCCAACACAAACCATTTTTGATAATGAGTGCTGTAAGCTTCGACAACGGCATGCATATCCAGATAACTAAAACGGAGTTCCACGCGTCGGGCATGGCCTCCTACAGAGGTAATGGCCTGAACCAAGAGTTGCGCTGCCGTGCCACACAGGAATTTCTCGTCGTTTTTGCCGGCAAGCAGGGCCAGTCCATCAAAGGCCTGAGTGTTGGGTTTGTGTTGGGGGATGCCATGGGGAAACTGGTCTCGCACCCAATGCATCAGTTCCACAAAATCTTCGAAATCGTTGGGGGTGTTTTTTATTTTTTCTTCCAGGTTGAAAGTTTTTTGAAGAAGACTTAAAGATGCTGGCTTTTCATGGGAAAATAAATCAGTCTGCGACTTTGGTTTCAATCCCCTCAAATTTTGAAGGGGGGGAAGGATGTCGCCAAAAAATAGACGTTCAAGACGGTGTTTGGGAAAAGGAGCCAGGATAATCCATGAGCTTAACCCGGCTATTCCCAATAGCCCTAACAGGAAAGTGGTTTTTAAAAATTTATGGGTCATGTGATCAAATTTATCGCTTCAAACAAGAGATTCTCCATTTTTAACCTTTTGGCCCTTGGGGGCTATGTGGGGGTATACACTTTTTTAAATACCCCGAGTTTGCCCGGTCTTTTACGATGCGTGGGTTTTCTTCTCATCCAGATTATTGTCATGGGATTTTTGGGTGCCCATGAGAAATTTTTGGGAGATGCAAATTCCAAGGCCCAATGGGGGTCTTTTTTAGGGCATCTTCCCCAGGCACGCAAGATTGTCAAGAACCAGGAAACCATGGTGGATGTTTCAAGTTTGGTTATAGGGGATGTGGTCAAGGTATTGCCCGGGGAGATTGTCCCCTGTGATGGAGTTATTTTGTCAGGGGCCACCAGTATCGAAGCCAGTCAAATTACTCGGGAAGATACAACCCAGCTGATGATGAAGGGGGATCTTGTTTGCGCCGGCACTTTAAATCGTGACGGAACCATTTCAGTGCAAGTTGAAAAAACCGAAGCGGATTTTTTTACAAGTCAGGTGAAAGCACGGTATGGCGAAGCCCTGGACAAAATCAAAAGCAAGGAAAGCCTTGGATGGAAAAGATGGTTGTTTCTTTTTTTATTTTTTATTCCTTGGGTGGGTTTTGAAATCGCCTGGTTTTCACTGGATCAAGCGGTCCTATTTACAAGCTCCCTTTTGGTTTTAGGCTCTTTTATTTTTCTCTCTTCTTACCGGCAAAAAATGAGGGCAAAAGCCGTTGCCGAATTGTTCTCCAAGGGGATTATTGTCAGTCACCCTTCAAAAATAAAAACTTTGGGCGAAGTGGACACCTTGTTTTTTGATAAAACAGGCACTTTAACGCGTGGGGAATTTCATTTTTCAAACGTGTTTCTGGAAAAAGGGGTGAATCAGGGCAGTTTTCTTTCGATGATTTTTTCATTGGAAGCTTCATCGTCCCATCCAATCGCCCAAGGCGTTAAAACACATCCCTGGTATTTTGAAATACAACGTTATTCGGTTAAGGATTTTAAAAGTCATCATGGTTTGGGCATTTGTGGCGAGGTCTACGAAAAGGGAGGCGCGAACCGTTTTGTAGTCGTGGGAAACCAGCGGTTTCTTAAAAGATTCCAGTTTTATATTTCCAGATCCATGAGGGAAAAAATTGAAGAGCTTGAGGCCATGGGGGAAACCGTTGTTTTGTGCGGTTGGGACAAGCAGGCCAAGGGCATCATGAGTTTTTCAGACACATTAAAAGAGGATGCGCGTGACCTGTTCGGAGCCTTGCACAAGCTTAAGATAAGCTCTGTCATGATCACAGGCGACCAAGATAACATGATTACCAACCTTACCTATGCCAAGGGGCTCGATCAGGTTTATACGCGCTGTCTTCCGGAAGAAAAAATAAAAAAGATCAAGAACAGGCAGGATGCGGGCGAGGTTGTAGGCATGGTGGGGTATGTCCTGGACGGTAACAATGTTTTTGCCCAGGCCGATGTCAGTGTGGTGGTTCATTTTCCCTTGGCCCAGTCGCTTAAAAATGCCACACAGGATTTTATTATTTTAGGGAAAAGCCTGCTTAAACTTTCAACCATGGTTGGTTTTGTCCGGATGTTAAGAACCTTGGAGCGTAGACGTTCCCTTGGTTTGACGTTTTTGGGGCTTGGCTGTGTCGTAAGTCAATTTTTGCATTGGGGAGATCCAATTATTTATTTGGCGATATTGTCTTTGTTCCAGTTTGATTTTTTCCGTCGAGTGAATAAAGCCACCCATACTTTTCAAAAATGAGCCTTTCCAGAAAATGTCTGTACCTTGGTACAGTCGGCTTTTTTGTCACCATAAGCTTGGTGTTTTTATTCCCTGTTTTTCCTGCATGGGATGAATCTGTTTACCATTTTTTTTCAAAAATCCATTCCCCGTTTTTTCTTACATTGAATGATGTCATTTCTCGTCTGGGGAGTTCGGAAGTTTTGTATGGGTTGTCGGTGCTTGGCATCCTGTTTTTTGTTAAAAAGAGGGAGTTTTTCAGGGCCTTTGTTTATGGGGGTTTAACGCCCACGGCTCTTTTGGTCAACAGGGGGCTGAAATTTTTTTTTCATCGTGACAGGCCCATTCCCTTTGAGGGGGAAATCCTTTCTTCTTTTGCTTATCCTAGCGGGCATATGGTGGGGGCTGTCGTTTTTTATGGAATGACCATGGTCCTTTTTTCTTTTTACGCCAAGTCTTTAAAGGTGAAAAAAACTGGAAACACAATTTTGTTTTTTTTGATTGCCGCAATCGGTTTTTCACGCATGGCTTTGGGGGTCCATTGGTTTTCAGATGTGGTTGGCGGATTTTTTCTGGGGCTGGTTTTTCTTTCGTGGTTTTGTCTGACCTGTCTGAAAAGTCAGACGCGTCAGACATGAACCCCAAACTTCTCATTTTTGATTTGGATGGTACCCTTATTGATTCCAGGGCCGATATTGCCAATGCCACAAACCATGTTTTGCAACACTATGGTTTGCCGGCCCTGGGCATGGACACGATTACGCGATTTATTGGGTCAGGAGTTCGGCAATTGATGGCGGCGGCCTTTGATTATTTGCAGGCAATACAACCTTCCACAGAAGAGATTGTGACCCTTTTTAATGAATTTTATTCCCGTCATTATTGTGAATATACAAAATGGTACCCGGGGGCTAAAGAAACTCTCCAAAGAATCGATCAACAAGTGATTCTGACTTTGGCAACTAACAAACCAAGACTTTTTACCGACCCTATTTTGAAAAAACTCGGGGGAATTCATTTTTTTAAATCAATTGTGTGCGGCGGAGATGATGCCCCTAAAAAACCTGATCCTACAGGTGTTTTAAGACTTCTTAAAGAGTATGATGTGCCGCCTTCCGAAGCTTTGTTTGTGGGGGATAGCTTAATTGATTGGCAAACCTGCCAGGCAGCGGGGGGTATTGATATGGCCTATGCAGATTACGGCTTTTTAGGGCCTAACCCAGATGGGTTCATTCCCACTTATTCCCTCCAATCATTGGCAGAGTTGATGGATCTTTTTTCATTTTAATCATTGGCCCAATCGTCTTAGGACATTACCCGTGTTCTTTTTCTTAGAATCTTGCTTTTCGTCCTTTCCAGACGGAGATTTCTTAGGTTTGCTCTTGCCGAGGGTGTTGTATGAATGGCCACTATTACGGTTTTGAGCTGCATTTGCTGGTGGCTCTACAGCGAAATTACCAGGACCGTCATCCTGTTCACGAAGATGATAGCGGATCACACTGGCTGTCCCAGGTCTTGTCCCATTGTAGTCACCTCCGATAAGAATGATGTAAGGGACATTTTCATAATTCTTGACAAAGGCATCATAGCCCCAGGTGAAAGACCGGATACGTGGCATAGACATGCGATGTCCTCTGAAAAAGTCATCAACTTGGCCATTTTGGTTGAGGCCGAATAGGATTATCCCAGCGCTGGGGCTGCTTCCAATGACAATCAATCTTTGGTCTTCAAGGATTAAATCCTCGCAGGATTCAGGTCCATCAGGTCTTTCTAACACGGTGTATCCATTATTGTTGAAAGTCGGATCAAGAATGCCATCCATCGTGAAGCGCGCGACGACACAATCTTGATTTCTAGGGTTATCCTCGTGGATTAACCCAAGGGTTAAAATCTTGTTAGTTCCATTCGATGGTTGCACAAAAAGGCGCAACAATCGGACGGGGCTCCCATTAACATTCAGTGCGAGTTGTACTGGATTTTCTCCTGGTTGGAATTCCGGATCGATGTGGCCGTTTGAGAAGTATTGGCGGATATCCAAACGCCCGGGTTCGTCCCATCTCAGATTTGGGTAGGCCACTAGTGCTCTGACCATTTAATTATTATCTTTATATAGTTTGTATTTTTGTGTTATCTTTTCCGTGATTNNNNNNNNNNNNNNNNNNNNNNNNNNNNNNNTTCAAGGGATTGCCAAATGGAATCACTTAGAGCCTCTTCACCTAAAAAAGTTTCATCCCTTTGTCCATTGGAGTTGTAACGTGCAAGGCGCATGAAGCCCAAGCCATTATTCTCTCCGCTAACTCCATAGGCGACAATGATTTTACCATTGGATTGGATAGCCATCCGTGGATGTTCACCCTGGTTTGCGTCGTGTTCCTGCAGATAAACAACACCACCATTCCCAAACGTTGCATCCAAGCCCCCCATGGGCGTAAGCTTAGCGAGGTAAGCTGTATTCCATGACCAAAGTGGCCCTCCCCTGTTCCCATGAGCAACAATTCCTGTGATGAAGAAATTTCCATTGACGTCTTGTTTCACGTCGAAAACTCGCACATCTTCTCTGTCGTGCCTTTCATCATTGTGATTTAAGGGGATATGGACGTCGACGATTCCTCCCGTGCCAAAATTAGTGTCAATCTGCCCGGCATAAATATCGGCATGGCCTGCGACAGGAATGGAAAGGGTTGTTAAAAAAAGAATAATAAATGAGGTTCGGATCCAACAGTTTATATCCATATGTATCTCCTTATAAAAGATATGCGGATTTAATAAGAGCAATTTTTAAGCCAAGAATAAGAATAAAATTTGAAATAATATCAATAGGATGTGATTTTACTTTAAGGGCAGATAGTCAAAAATTTAACAATAAGAGAGGAAATATGTCAAAATTATGGCTTTTTAAAATTGTTTTCAATTTACACCATGAACGATTTTTCTGAGCTGCTCCCGATTATTTCCCCCACCAAGTCATAATCTTTAGCCTCATTTATTTTCACATGAAGCCAGTCCCCAACTTTGGGAGATAAAACATTTGTTTTTTTGATAAAGACTTGCCCGTCAATTTCGGGGGCCTGGCCTTCGTGGCGCCCCACGCCAAAATAATTTTGCGGATCAAAAACATCAGCCTGATATTCGTCCCCTTCAAATAACACTTTTAGGGAACTCCCAATTTTTTTCCGGTTATTTTCCAGGGAAATCTGCTGTTGGGCTTTCATTAAAATATCCCGTCGTTCCTCTTTAATTTTTTGCGGGATCTGTTTTTTTATCGAAAAAGAAGGTGTGTCTTCTTCGTGGGAATAGGTAAAGGCCCCTAAACGATCAAAACGCATTTCCTTTACAAAAGAGAGCAGTTTTTCAAACTCTTTTTCTGTTTCTCCGGGGTAGCCCACAATAAAAGTGGTGCGAAGCGCCATGGCGGGCATGGCCTTGCGCAGATTCTCAAGGAGACGGTAAATGTAATGCGATGAGGAACCGCGGTTCATTGATTTTAAAATACGATCGTCAATATGTTGCAAAGGGATATCAACGTATTTGCACACATGGGGATGGTTTTTGATAAGGGCGATCAGCTTGTCGGGGAATTGAAGGGGGTACATGTATAAGAGCCGCATCCATACTTCACCGTTAATGCTGCTTAGTTTGTCTAAAAGGGCATAGAGGCTTGTACGTTGGCCCAAATCACGGCCGTATTCATTTAAGTCTTGCGCGATAAAATTGAATTCCTTCACCCCTTCTTGCACCCCTCTGGAAATTTCATGAAAAATATCATCAATGGGGCGGCTTCTGACGGTACCCCCGCGCATAATAGGGATGGTGCAAAAAGAACACCGGTGCGAGCAACCTTCGGAAATTTTTAAGTAGCGTGTGTAAAAAGGGGTGGAATGCAGCCTGGGGAGATCATAACGAAGGGTTTCATTGGGGGCATGAACAAAGTTTTTTTGGCGTTTGCCCTTGAGTTTTTCTTCAAGAACATGGGGTAAATTCTGGAAATCACCCGAACCTAAAAAAGCATCCACTTCCGGTAATAATTTGGGCAATTTTTCAATATAACGCTGCGAAAGGCAGCCGGCGACAACCAGGTATTTCAGCTTGCCGGTTTTTTTCTCTTTGGCCAGTTCCAGGATAGTATTGATGGATTCCTCTTTCGAAGCATCAATAAATCCACAGGTGTTGACAATGCCGATGTCGGCATTTTCTTCTGATTTTCGTATTTCAAATTGATTTCTGGCTAGCCCGCCTAGCATGACTTCAGAATCGACAAGGTTTTTGGCACATCCAAGCGAGATGAGTTTGACAGAAGTTTTTTGAGAGGCCTTTTGCATACGGACTGGGGGACATAGCCTTGATGGGCTTATAAAGCAAGAGCCTCTCGTTTTTTTTAAAGGAGGAAGGAGAAGAAAGAATGGCTATTTTACAACCCCGTCTGAATCAAATATATCCCCGCTTCGGCGGAATCGCCAAGTTGGATACTTACAGTACCACTTAATTCATTGATTTGTTCGCCTGTAAGCTCAACATAGCTGATGGAAGAATTGGCCACCGTGCTGGTGGTAGGAAAGCTGCTTAAGGAATTTATGCCGGGGCCCTGTAAAACGGTTCCGCGATTGTCGTCAGCGGCGCCACGCAGGTCAATGCCGTCGAAATTAAGCTGGTCATTATCAGAAAGGCCTGTGCCGCTTAAGAACACGGCCAAGCCAAATTGCCCCATGAGGGCACGGAATTGACCATCCACGGAAACGCTGTCTCCGTAGGCGGCACGGATGATGTTCTCGACACTGGTATTGGTTGTATCGGTCAAACGATTGATCAAATCATCCCCGGAGGTGGCATTGGGCAAATTGCCTTTTTCGGCTTGTTCGTAAAGATAGCGCAATAAAAGGTAGATACCACCGCGTTGATAAAGGGAAGCGCCACAGGTAATGCACAATGAATCGATGGATTCCAAATAACCTGAAACACGTGAATAGTTCTCAATGCCGGCTGTGCTCATATCGTATTGGATATCTTCAGAAAGATGGGAAAGCCCTTCGTTTAAGAACGAATATTCAAGATCGCCGTCATTGACCAAATAATGGTTGTTGAAATTTTGGGCATGTTGAAGCTCGTGGAAAATAAGGCCCTGATAAATATTGTTCATCATGAAGCTTTTGGAGATGGCCACACCAAACGAACCGCTGGGATCGGGAATGGCCCCGACAATCATGTCGGCATCATTGCTTTGTGAATAAACACTGGTGGGAAATTCATTGATGGCGTGGAAATAACCGGTAACGATGCCCCCGGAGCCGCCTAGTTCGTTGACTTCACGTGTGAAGACGCACAGGGCTTTGCCGTTTTCATCCACATCGGGCAAGGAGCCGAAACGGGCAATTTGGTCGGGCATCCGTTCATCCACATTTTCAAAGATGGTGCTTAAGTCGGCAGCGGAAAGGCTGGAAGTATCCCGTGTATCCATATAAACAATGCAATAGTCGGAAATGTGAACGACTTCAGCGGTAATGGTTGTAGTACTTGAGCTTGAAAGTGAGTTTAAGACTTTAAATGTGCGTTGGTCTCCCACAGTGGCTGCTTTCATGGCTGCCGCTGACATAAGGGCTTTAGAGCCTGATTTTGAATTGGTTCGTAGTGCTTCAAGATCAAGGCTGGCTTCATCTTGGCGAAGCATTTCATGAAAATCTTCAGTCATGTTTTCGGCCATGAGCGCTTTTCCAAGCATCGCTTTTGGATTAAGAGAAGAAAGCGAGCTTCCTACTTCATAGGCTTCTGTTGAACCGTCTTCACTATAGTTATAAATGGCCACCACATATTCAGTTGAATTGCTTACCATCCCAAAATTGATGGTGGCGGAATTGTCACTAGCGACTGTAACAGCAGAAACAGCTCCCCCTTCCAGG
This window harbors:
- a CDS encoding ribosomal protein S12 methylthiotransferase RimO yields the protein MQKASQKTSVKLISLGCAKNLVDSEVMLGGLARNQFEIRKSEENADIGIVNTCGFIDASKEESINTILELAKEKKTGKLKYLVVAGCLSQRYIEKLPKLLPEVDAFLGSGDFQNLPHVLEEKLKGKRQKNFVHAPNETLRYDLPRLHSTPFYTRYLKISEGCSHRCSFCTIPIMRGGTVRSRPIDDIFHEISRGVQEGVKEFNFIAQDLNEYGRDLGQRTSLYALLDKLSSINGEVWMRLLYMYPLQFPDKLIALIKNHPHVCKYVDIPLQHIDDRILKSMNRGSSSHYIYRLLENLRKAMPAMALRTTFIVGYPGETEKEFEKLLSFVKEMRFDRLGAFTYSHEEDTPSFSIKKQIPQKIKEERRDILMKAQQQISLENNRKKIGSSLKVLFEGDEYQADVFDPQNYFGVGRHEGQAPEIDGQVFIKKTNVLSPKVGDWLHVKINEAKDYDLVGEIIGSSSEKSFMV